Genomic DNA from Halobacteriovorax sp. DA5:
TACCTCTAGATTTCCTTCACTTCAAAGATTAACTTACTTGCTTTAGGCTTAGCAGTTGTAACTTTAATATCTTTCTTTAAGTCTGCAAGGATAGCTTCAACTTGTTTCTTCTGATCTTTGTTATGGTAGATCTCAACAAGTGCTTCACCTTTAGAAACCTTGTCACCAACTTTCTTATTAAGAATAAAACCAACTCCAAAGTCGATCTTATCAGTTGCTTTTGCACGTCCACCACCAAGGCTTACACAGTGTAGGCCCATGTTCTTGCAAGCAATCGCAGAAACGTAACCATTCTTAGTTGCGCTAAATACAGTCTTCTCTTTTGCTAGAGGTAGGCGAGAGTAGTCGTCACAAACTTTCTCATCTCCGCCTTGAACCTTAATAAGGTTTTTGAAAACTTTAAGTGCTTTTCCATTATCAATTACTGCTTGCGCTTTCTTTTCACCTTCTTTAAGTGAATCAGCTTTTCCTGCAATATAGATCATTGCACCTGCAAGCTTAACACTGATATCAGTTAAGTCTTTTGGACCGTTACCTTTTAGTGTCTCAATTGATTCGATGATCTCTAGAGAGTTACCAATATACTGACCTAGTGGTTGATTCATATCTGTAATCATTGTGATCATACGCTTATCAAAGCGCTTTGCTGTATCACGAAGACTTTTTGCTAGTGCTTTTGCATCCTTGATATTATCCATGAATGCACCGTCACCAACTTTAATATCCATCACGATACCATTAGCGCCTTCCGCTAACTTCTTACTCATGATTGATGCTGTAATTAATGGGATTGATTCAACTGTTCCCGTTACATCTCTTAGACCGTAGATGATTTTGTCAGCAGGAGCGATATCCTTTGTTTGACCAATAAGAACGATCTTCTCTTTATTAAGTTGCTTTTTGAATTGTTCAAGAGTTAGTTCAGTTTTGAATCCTTTAATCGATTCAACTTTATCAACTGTTCCACCTGTATGGCCTAAACCACGTCCGGCCATCATTGGAACCTTAACTCCGCATGCCGTAGCGATTGGGCCAAGAATGAACGATGCCTTGTCTCCAACACCACCAGTTGAGTGTTTGTCGATCACGTTCACTCCTGAGAACTTTAGCGTCTTTCCAGAGTAAAGCATGGCATCTGTAAGAGCGGCAGTTTCTTTTACGCTCATACCATTTAAGTAAATGGCCATTAGTAGTGCAGACATTTGATAGTCAGCAACGTCACCATTTGTAATCCCATTTATGAACCACTTAATTTCTTCATCTGTTAATTTTTTACCATCTCTTTTTTTTGAGATGATCTGATATGCGCTAAAATTTTCCGACATAGTATTCCTTTTAAAAATTTAATTCCCTAATAATTCCTGTGCATTTATTGCATCAAATTACTTATGCGTATAGAATAGTAAAAGGGTCATTATAGACACGGCCATTAGAGGTGGCAATGATGAAACTTAATGCGTAGCGCAGGGATTTTAAGGTTTTAGAAATGTTCAAAAAAATTATCATTATATGTTTAGCTCTTACATTTTCATTCTCTTCATTTGCACAAACAAATTTTAAGGAAGAAGGATTACGTGACTTAACAACTGTTGCTGGTCTTGGCCTTGGTGGTGCTATTCTTGGTCTGTCGACATTATCTTTTGTTGAGGAGCCTAAGGATCACCTTAAAAATATTCTCGTTGGTGCTGCTGTAGGGATTGTTGTTGGTGTTGGTGTTGTGGCCTACAATCAAGCTGCAAAGTCTCAAGCAACAATTCGTCAAACGGGTTACCGTGACTTTGATACGACTAGTCGTCTTAATTGGCATGCGTCAAATACGGCACAAGATATCAAAGAGTTTAATGCTGTAAATCCAAAAGTTGGTTGGTCGTTTAACTTCTAATTATTCTTTTTTATTGTCCATTTATGCTCAAACCTATACTCTAAGGCTAATTTTAGAATTAATTTAATTTAGTAATAGGGTATTCCATGGAAAGAGTTATTTCGGCATTTGGTTTGATCGTTATGGTTGGTGTTGCTTTTGCATTATCAAATAACCGTAAGAAAATTAATTGGCGTCTCGTTCTTTCTGGCTTAGCTCTTCAGATCTTCTTTGGTCTCATCATTCTAAAAACTGATGTAGGGCAAAACTTCTTTGAAGGTGCACGTGGTTTTTTCACTGCAATTCTAAATTATACTAACGAAGGTTCAGGCTTTATCTTTGGTCCACTTTCAAATGTTCCAAAATTCGGCTTTATTTTCTTTGTCATGGTTCTTCCGACAATTATTTTTATGTCTTCATTAATGAGTGTATTTTATCACTTAGGTATCATGCAGGTTGTTATTAAGGCTTTTGCTAAAGTCATGTCAGTTGTGATGGGGACATCGGGAGCTGAGTCTCTAGCGGCCGCTGCCAATATCTTTGCTGGACAAACTGAGGCACCACTTGTGGTAAAGCCACTGGTTTCAAAAATGACACAATCGGAACTTATGGCGCTAATGACTGGTGGAATGGCCACTGTTGCAGGTGGGGTTCTTGCTTCATATGTTGGTTTTGGTATTGATGCTGCACACTTACTTTCGGCATCAGTTATGTCGGCTCCAGCGGCACTTGTTTGTGCCAAGCTTATGGTGCCAGAGACACAAGAGTCTCTAACTCAAGGTGACTTAAAATTAGATTTAAAAGATAACAGTGTAAATTTAATCGATGCTGCGGCCAATGGTGCAAGTGAAGGTGTAAAGCTTGCCATTAATGTTGGTGCAATGTTGATTGCAATCATTGCTCTTGTAGCAATGTTCAACGGTGCTCTTGGCCTAATCACAGGTTGGTTTGGTTTTGAAGGAATTACTCTTGAGCTAATCATGGGTAAATTATTTGCTCCATTTGCTTGGTTATTAGGTGTTGAGTGGAAGGATGCGGAGATCGTGGGAATGCTTCTTGGTAAGAAGTTAGTACTAAATGAGTTCGTGGCCTACTTAGACCTTAAGGCGAATATGGGTAACCTATCAGAGCGCTCAATTACTATTGCAACGTATGCCCTTTGTGGTTTTGCCAATTTCTCATCAATTGGGATTCAAATTGGTGGAATCGGTGGGATCGCTGAAAACCGTAAGCAAGACCTTGCAAAGCTAGGTGTGAAGTCTCTAATTGCAGGGACACTTGCATGTTTCATGACGGCCTGTATCGCTGGTATCTTCATTTAATTCTAATTTATTTTAATGATTGATTAGTTGAGTAGGGTAACGCGGAATATTATATCTTCTAGCGCAAAACCTTGCCCAGACGTACAATTATTAGTAGGTTAAAGTCTTTGGCTTGAGCTATGCTCGCCGACTTGCCTCGTGTTTTTATTGCATATTTCGATTTGAGTTTAAAAGGAATATATATGTCTAAAGATTTAATTATTAACAAAACAGTTAACGAGTGGCGTGCTGTTTTGATGGAGAATGGTGAAATTCTCGACTTCCTAATGGAGAGAACTAAGCCAACGACAACGCCGCATCCACGCCTTGGGAATATCTACCGAGGAAAAGTATTAAGAGTTTTACCAGGAATGCAGTCTGCATTCGTTGATATCGGCTATTCAAAAGCAGCTTTCCTCTACGTTGATGATGCTTATCTTCCGACTCTTGATGAGCAAAGAGAGATGGCAAAGAAGGCCGAGGAAATTAAGAAAGAGAAGAAAGAAAATGGCCTTGTGATTCCTGATGAGTTAGCAACTCTTTCAGAATCGATGGATATGAAAATGCGTCCAGAGTCTGCAACGATTGAATCATTCTTAAAAGAAGGGGATGAGATCATTGTACAAGTAGCAAAAGAGCCTATTTCAACTAAAGGTCCACGTGTTACTCGTCATGTAACAATCCCTGGGCGCTATGTTGTTTATATGCCTTTTATTGAGCACACTGGTGTTTCTCGTCGTATTGAAAATGAGGAAGAGCGTGATCGCCTAAAAGAGATGCTTGAGACAATCCGTCCAGAAGGTAAGGGTGTTATTGCTCGTACTGTTGCGGAAGGAAGCTCATATAAAACTCTTAAGTCTGACTACGATATGCTGACAAAAATTTGGAAAGAGGTGCAAAAAAAATCTGAAAAAGAAAAAGCACCTGCGCTTTGTTATGAAGACTTAACTTTTATTCAACGAGTTTTAAGAGATATTACAGATGAAGATGTTGATAATATTATTATCGACGATAAAGACGGTGTGAAAGAAGTTGAAAAATTTGCAACAAAGTATCTTCCACAAATTAAGGGGAAGGCAAAATTCTTTGATGAAACAAATCCGATCTTTGAAAAATTTGGTGTTGATATTGAAATTGAAAGGGGACTAAGCAATAAGGTTTACCTTCGTTCAGGTGGTTCACTAAATATCGACCAAACAGAGGCCCTTGTTTCAATCGATGTTAACACGGGTAAATTTGTCGGACGAAAAACATTAGAAGAAACAATTCTTCGCACTAATCTTGAAGCAGTTAAAGAGATCGCTTATCAGCTAAGACTTAGAAACTGTGGTGGGATTATTATTATCGACTTTATCGATATGGAAAAAGTTGAAAACCGCGAAGCTGTTTATAACTCACTAGTAGACGCTCTTAAGAAAGATCGTTCAAAAACAAAAGTCCTTCCTATTTCCGAACTAGGGCTTGTTGAGATGACTCGAAAGAGAACTCGTGACACTCTTACACGTATCATGTGTGAGCCTTGTCCATACTGTGAAGGAAATGGAATTGTAAAAACAGTAAATACGATTTGCTATGAGATTGTTCGTGAACTTGGAAAGAAAATTCGCAACAATCCAGAGTCAAAGAAGATATCAATTTATGCTCACCCAGAAGTGACGGCATCTCTTTGTGGTGAAGAGCTTGATATTATCGAAACGATGGAAGAGGTATTCAGCGTTAATCTTCAGATTCGCTCGGAGAACTCTTATCACGTTGAACAATACGAAATATTCTAGCTGCATGGGTGCCTAAGGCACCCTTACTTGCTTTTAAGGTTTTACTGATATGAGAGCACTTCTATTCCCATTACATAAAGTTTCATATCAGGCGATCTTAAAAAAGCCCCTCAATATTTTTGAACCACGCTACATTCATATGATTCATGAAGCAGAGAAAACTAATACACCTGTCGCTTTGGCCTATGCGACTTTGCAAGATGCTGATGAAGAAGCTGATACCATTGGAATTGATCATGAAAAGTATCATGCGGTAAAGAGAGTGGTGGGGCTTGGCCGCGTACAAATTCTTCAAAAATCAAAAGATGGAACAATGCTTGTTGTCCTTGAGCCTCTTTTTAAAGGTCTTATCATGGACGTCTATAATGAAGAGCTTCCATTTAATACAATTGAAGTCGACCCGATTACAGAGTTTTTAACAGTGATGCCTGAGCACATGATTTCACTGCAAAGGCTTGGTCTCGTTTTTCGTCATTGGGCAAAATCATTTTTTAAAAATCAAGTTGAGTACGATGCCCTCATGGAAGCAACAAAAGATCCTGTTGTTTTAATCGGGGCCATTACTGAATTTGTGGTTACTTCGCCAGATCTAAAGCAGGGAATTCTTGAAATCGATGATATCAACGCTAAGATCGACGTCCTCCTTGAATGGCTCGACTAAAGTAGTACGCGCCACCTTATCGAGAATTCAGTAGTTTAGGTTGTTCTCTTTTGAATAAATTGAAAAAAATTCGCATATTTAGGCTATTTTACGCTCATTCGAGGGATATTATTACCGTCGCTATCATCTAAGTGACTGAAACTACATATCTCTGACCCTCCTTGTATTGTCCAACGTATTGTAATCACGTAAAGGTGGCGCGTACCCGAAGTCGCTTTACACAAAGCGCTGTTGCTGATAGATTAGCACCACATTTGACCGTTAATTTACTCGCTTCCCTGTGGTAGGGAGGCCAATAATAACTATTGTCCAGGAGATAAAGTATGATTTATGAGTTAGCATTAGTAGCTCACGCGGGCGCAACTGAAGAGCAACAAACTAGCCTTAAAAACCTAGTAGCAGAAGTTGTAAAAAATTACGAAGGTGAAGTCCTTTTAACTGATGATTGGGGAATGAGAACATTTGCTCAAACTGCCAAGAACGGTGCTAAAACAGGTAACTACATCTATTTCATCGTTTCAGGTAACAAAGACCTAAACACAGAACTTCAAAGACGTTTCAAAATCAACGAAGACGTTCACAAGTATCTAATCATTAAACTAGCAGACAACAACGCAGACGCAGAAGCTGTTGTTAAAGCTTACAAAACTCCATTCTCAAAAGCACACCCAGGTTCACAAACTGATGAACTAGAAAAAGGTGCAGAAAAAGATAAGAGAAGATTTGCTAAGAGAAAGAACTGTTGGTTCAAAGCAAACAGCATCACTGCAGACTGGAAAGATCCAAAAACTTACAACTGGCTTATCAACGAGTTTGGTAAAATTCAACCAGCAAGAGTTACAGGTGTTTCTACTAAGCACCACAGATGGGCACAATCTGCAATTAAGAGAGCAAGAAATATTGGTCTAGTATCTCACGTTAGAGGTGACTTCGCTCACTAAGAGCGTTGAGAACTTAGTCTTAAGGGAATTAGAAAAAGATAATGAACGATAAGAAACCAAACACATTTACACTTATCTCAAAAGATAACTTCACAATTGGGAAGTTACTTTTCTTATGTGTAGTGAGTTTGATCTTAAGTGTTGCTTATCCACTAGGTGTATTTTCACCACTTCCAGTGGCATTCGCTTTCTTAATCTATGGAAACTTAAAGACGCTTGTGACTTTCGGTGTAATGATCGTTCTTTGCTTTATTGCTGCACAATCGAACGACTCTTTTTTAATCCTTGCTAACTCTGCGTACGTTTTATTCTACGCTGTTATCATTGGTTACTTGAGTGCCGCTACGATTTTACGCAATGAAGATCCTGTAAAAGGATTATTAAAGAGAGGATTTATACTCCTACTTGTGATCTTCGGACTTTTGGGAACAATTGAAGTGATTTTTCCTTCAACAATCTCGACGACGATTACAACTTCAGTAAATGAAGGTTTGTCACAATTAAAGAATTCACCAGATTATAAAGAATTAATTGCTCGCGGTGGTGAAGTCGCAGCAACTTACCAAAGTGTTTTTGAAAACCCAGAAGATATCATTAAGAGAATCTATCAATGGGGCTTCTCTGTTATTTTTGTAAGTACGTTCTTTATTTTATGGTTAACAGTTTTCATGCTTTTAAGAAATGCAAAGTTATGGAAAATGCTTCATGGCTACAAATTTGGTCTAAAGCACTTTGTGCGCTTTCAAGTGCCAGAGTACTTTGCCCTTATCGTAGTTATTGGGCTAGCTCTCTTCTTAGGTGGAGAGTATATTGGTGGTGAGATTGTTGAGGTTATTGGCCTTAATATCTTACTTTGCTTAGGAATATTCTATTTCTTTCAAGGAATGGGTGTTTACTTAGACTTCTTAAAATATATTAAGGTGACTGGGTTTGTTCGCTCAATTCTTGCGATTATGACTATTTTCTTTGCTCATCGTTTTATTGCGATTGTTGGCCTATTAGACTATTGGGTCAACTTTAGAAGATTTTTTAAAAATAATAAGGAGATATAAAATGAAAGTTATTCTTAAAGAAACTGTAAAGTCTCTTGGTAACGTTGGTGAGATCGTTAACGTTTCAGCTGGTTATGCAAGAAACTTCCTAATTCCAAATGGTGCTGCAGTTCTAGCTGATGAATCAAACACAGCTCAGGTTAAGCACTTTGAGAAACTACTTGCTAAGCAAGTTGAAGCTGATAAAGCATCTGCAACAAAAGTTGCTGGTGCAATCAATGGACTAAACATTGAACTTATCAAAAGAGTTGGTACTAACGGTAAACTATTTGGTTCTGTTACTACTCACGAACTTTCTCTTGAACTAGGTAAACTAGGTCACGATGTAGAAAGAAGACACCTTCTTCTAGAAAACCCAATCCGTGCGATTGGTAGCTACGAAGTTAAAGCTAAGGTTTTCGCAGGTGTAGATGCTACTTTTACAGTAACTGTAAAAATGGATCCTGCTCAAGAAGAAGAAAACAAGAAAAAAGCTGAAGAACTTGCTGCAATGAAAGCTGCTCAAGAACTTCTTGCTAAAGAAGCTGCTGAAGCTGCTGCTTCTGGTGACAACTCAGGTGAGATGTCTGAAGAAGAAAAGCTTAAGATGGAAGCTAATAGAATCCTAAGAAGCTAATTTTTTTCTTATATTAAAGAGGGGGGCTTTAAGCCTCCCTTCTTTTTTCTAATCATATTATGGGGCAGAATATGGTTGAGCAAAACAACTCGAACAACGCAAGAACACTTCCAAACGATACTCTTTCTGAGAAATCTCTACTTTCATGCTTAATTTTAGATAGTATGTCATTTGATGAAATCTCTGATTTAAAATTAGAGGGAAAGGATTTTTATAATCCGAAATATGGAATTGTATTCGATGCCATTAAAGATATGGTTCACTCGAATAACCCTGTTGATTACGTAACAATTTGTTCATATCTTTCAGACCACAATCGCCTTGATGAAATTGGTGGTCAGAACTTCATTCTTGATATTACAGAAGATCAGGTATCAAGTGCAAACCTTCGTCACTATGCAAAGACTGTAAAAGACAAGGCGTCTCTTAGAGACCTCGTTCGCCAAGCTAGAAAGGTAGCGGACAAAGGTGCAACTTTCTCTGGAAATGCACAAGACTTCATTCAGGAAGTAGAATCAATCTTCTTTGGTCTTACAAACGAGGCCAAGCAAGGAAGTATGATTAAGCTTAATGAGTGTCTAAAAGAAAACATTAAAGAAATTGAAGATACATCGCGCGTTGCCGGTGAGATTCATGGTGTACCGACTGGTTATGGTGCCCTTGATAAGTTATTACTTGGTATGCAACCTGGTCAGTTAATTATTCTAGCTGCCCGTCCTGCCATGGGGAAGACTGCTCTTGCTCTAAACGTTGCACAGAATGCTTGTGAGTTCTCAAAACTTCCAGTTGCTCTTTTCTCTCTGGAGATGATGGCCAAGGAACTTTCAATGAGACTTCTAACTCAACGTGCGAAGATCGATTCAAAAAGAATTCGTACAAAAGAGTTCCTTGAAACAGATTTAAGAAAAATTGGGCAGGGGATTCAGCAACTTGCTGATATGCCAATTTATATTAATGATAATGCTGGGACAAACCTTCTTGATATTCAGTCTGCGTGTCGTAAGATCAAAGCATCTGAGGGTCTGGGACTTGTTGTTATCGACTACCTTCAGCTAATGAGTTCACACAATAAGATGCTTCCTCGTGAACAGCAGATTGCGGAAATTTCAAGGGGCCTAAAGAATATGGCCAAAGAACTTGAGTGTCCGGTAATCGCACTTTCACAGCTTAACCGTGGGGTTGAATCTCGTCCTAACAAACGTCCAATGACTTCGGATCTTCGTGAATCTGGATCAATTGAGCAGGATGCGGATATTATTATGTTCGTATATCGTGATGAATATTATAACCCTGATACAAAAGATCAGGGGATTGCAGAAGTTATCGTTGGTAAAAACCGTGGTGGTGAAGTTGGAACTGCAAAGCTAACATTCGTTGGTGCGCATACAAGTTTCGAAAATATCGCCTATGCACAAGACGATGGCAGAAACTAGTCAATCGACTTACGCTCTCTTTAAACATGAAGAAGGCTTCTTAAAACTTGAGAGGCCTTCAAAATACCTTCATATAACAAATAAGAAAATTTACGATCGACTCCGTCAAACTGAACAGGACTTCTCTGTTGCTGCTTTAAAAGACTTATTAGGACACTGCTGGCATGTGCAATCTCTGCATTATGAATTAGGCCATTACTTTTTGTCTGATGCCCCTTACTTTGAAGAAGAGCTAAGCCTTGCAACACTTATAAACTTTGAAGAGAAAAGCATTATAAGGCCTACAGAAGCCCATAAGAAAACGACAGCTACAGTAGAAAAAATTATTACTAAAGATGAGTATGAAAATCTATTTCATAAGACATATGAAAATTTATTGGCCGGAAATTGTTACCAGCTAAATCTAACTTCTCTTATCGAGTTAAAAATTTCAAATACAGATGATCTGATTAATACATTTTTAAGTATAGAGCTTTATCCCAAGCTCGGTGAATTTGCACATATCCTAAGTCTTCCATTTGAAGAGCGTCTCGTTATTAGTAATTCTCCAGAATGCTTATACGAGTATGACCAGGAAAGAAAAAAACTCACAACAAGACCAATCAAGGGAACTGTGGCCGATCATCTTGGCAAAGACTTCTTAATTAACGACGTCAAAAATACAAGTGAACTCAATATAATTACAGACCTCTTAAGACATGATCTGTCTGCCATTGGAAAAAACTTTTCAAAAGTTGAATCAATGCGCGAATTTTTTTATGTGCCAGGACTTATTCATCAGTACTCTAAAATAAGTGTGGAGCTAGAAGAGTGCAACAACCTCTCTTTAGTTACCTCCCTGTTTCCAGGAGGAAGTATCACTGGTGCACCGAAGAAAAGAGTCGTTGAATTGATAAAAAATATTGAAAACAAAGACCGAGGAATTTACACAGGTTCTACCATTTTAAATTTTGACAATATTTATAAATCATCTATAAATATCCGTTCTTTAGACATTACATCATCTTCTAACCTCGCTCTATACGGGGCAGGAGGAGGAATCACTCTACTGAGTGACGCTGAGAGCGAATTCTTCGAACTAAAAGCCAAAGCTAATAGCTTTCTTAAGGTTTTCTTTAAGGATGTAAAAATCTAATAAATTCTTACATCTGTTTTGTTAGTTTTGACATTCAAATATCACGCTAGATATGATTTTTTTGTGACAAAGTGAAGCAAAGGATTGCTCCAACATGGATCGTTGAAAATTTGTCGCAGGAGAGGGAAGTCAATGGATATGACAAACAACACAACACAGACAACACAGAACAAAGATACTCACAACAAGGACGTTATGGTGCAATTAAATGATTTAGTTGAAATCTCAGGTGTACCAACTGATTTCATTAAGAAAGAGTTAATGCTTGATGATACTGTTTCAATGGATGAATTGAGATCAAAAATGCTTAAGTTTCTCGACACAACATTTCAAGAGAATGGTGTCGATACTTCTAAAGTAAAATAGTCAGTTAATCTTTTGGAAACATAGGACTTGTTTCTCAATAATCTCCTTAATGCCCTTCTTATTAAGCTTAGGTTTAGTGAGAGGGGCATTTTTTTATTCTCCTTACTGAACATCTTCAATCGGTAGAAATTTCCACAACTATGCAATTTAAAGTGCTTACTAAAATTTTATTAAGGTAAGACTTCTCATTTCCGATACTTAGAATGAAATAGGAAAATTTTCATAGGAATGTTGTATGGATATAGCATCAGTCATTGGATTAGTATTAGCAGTAGGTGGAATCATGGGTTCCATTATGTCAGGTGGGGCGATCTCAATTTTCATTGATGTCCCTTCAGTACTTGTTGTTGGTCTAGGTCTAATCGGAGTAACTCTTTATCGTTGGCCAATGGAGGTTGTAAAAGGTCTTGTTGCAATTGCAATGAAATCGATCTTCTTCACGCCAGTTGATCCTAAAGACAAAATTAACAAAATTAAAGAACTAGCAGAGCTTGCCAGACGTGAGTCAGTTTTTGCTTTAGAGAAAGCTGAAATTGATGATCCGTTTATGAAGAAGGCGATGACTCTTGCAGCGGATAACAGACCTCCTGAAGTTATTGCTTCGATTCTCCAAATGGATATTGATTCAATGGAGTCTCGTCACAAGACTGGGGCAGATGTTTTTGATGGTGTTGCGGCAGATGGCCCTGCTATGGGAATGATCGGGACCCTAATCGGTCTGGTACAGATGCTTCAGAACCTTTCAGATCCGTCGGCGATTGGTCCGGCCATGGCCGTTGCCCTTCTGACAACGTTCTATGGTGCGATTATTGCCAACGTTTTTGCAGGACCTGTTAAAAATAAAATTTCATACCGATCACAAATGGAACTTATGTCCATGAGTATTGTAGTAGCGGGAACACTTGGAATTGTTGCAGGTGAAAACCCTCGTATGATTATTGAAAAACTTAATTCATTCCTTCCGCCAAGTGAAAGATCTGCTTCGGATGAAGGTGAAGAATAGGCTTAAAACCAATAAAAAAACCAGTATTTGAGGAATAAATACTA
This window encodes:
- a CDS encoding thymidine phosphorylase, encoding MSENFSAYQIISKKRDGKKLTDEEIKWFINGITNGDVADYQMSALLMAIYLNGMSVKETAALTDAMLYSGKTLKFSGVNVIDKHSTGGVGDKASFILGPIATACGVKVPMMAGRGLGHTGGTVDKVESIKGFKTELTLEQFKKQLNKEKIVLIGQTKDIAPADKIIYGLRDVTGTVESIPLITASIMSKKLAEGANGIVMDIKVGDGAFMDNIKDAKALAKSLRDTAKRFDKRMITMITDMNQPLGQYIGNSLEIIESIETLKGNGPKDLTDISVKLAGAMIYIAGKADSLKEGEKKAQAVIDNGKALKVFKNLIKVQGGDEKVCDDYSRLPLAKEKTVFSATKNGYVSAIACKNMGLHCVSLGGGRAKATDKIDFGVGFILNKKVGDKVSKGEALVEIYHNKDQKKQVEAILADLKKDIKVTTAKPKASKLIFEVKEI
- a CDS encoding NupC/NupG family nucleoside CNT transporter, which produces MERVISAFGLIVMVGVAFALSNNRKKINWRLVLSGLALQIFFGLIILKTDVGQNFFEGARGFFTAILNYTNEGSGFIFGPLSNVPKFGFIFFVMVLPTIIFMSSLMSVFYHLGIMQVVIKAFAKVMSVVMGTSGAESLAAAANIFAGQTEAPLVVKPLVSKMTQSELMALMTGGMATVAGGVLASYVGFGIDAAHLLSASVMSAPAALVCAKLMVPETQESLTQGDLKLDLKDNSVNLIDAAANGASEGVKLAINVGAMLIAIIALVAMFNGALGLITGWFGFEGITLELIMGKLFAPFAWLLGVEWKDAEIVGMLLGKKLVLNEFVAYLDLKANMGNLSERSITIATYALCGFANFSSIGIQIGGIGGIAENRKQDLAKLGVKSLIAGTLACFMTACIAGIFI
- a CDS encoding Rne/Rng family ribonuclease, giving the protein MSKDLIINKTVNEWRAVLMENGEILDFLMERTKPTTTPHPRLGNIYRGKVLRVLPGMQSAFVDIGYSKAAFLYVDDAYLPTLDEQREMAKKAEEIKKEKKENGLVIPDELATLSESMDMKMRPESATIESFLKEGDEIIVQVAKEPISTKGPRVTRHVTIPGRYVVYMPFIEHTGVSRRIENEEERDRLKEMLETIRPEGKGVIARTVAEGSSYKTLKSDYDMLTKIWKEVQKKSEKEKAPALCYEDLTFIQRVLRDITDEDVDNIIIDDKDGVKEVEKFATKYLPQIKGKAKFFDETNPIFEKFGVDIEIERGLSNKVYLRSGGSLNIDQTEALVSIDVNTGKFVGRKTLEETILRTNLEAVKEIAYQLRLRNCGGIIIIDFIDMEKVENREAVYNSLVDALKKDRSKTKVLPISELGLVEMTRKRTRDTLTRIMCEPCPYCEGNGIVKTVNTICYEIVRELGKKIRNNPESKKISIYAHPEVTASLCGEELDIIETMEEVFSVNLQIRSENSYHVEQYEIF
- a CDS encoding LON peptidase substrate-binding domain-containing protein — its product is MRALLFPLHKVSYQAILKKPLNIFEPRYIHMIHEAEKTNTPVALAYATLQDADEEADTIGIDHEKYHAVKRVVGLGRVQILQKSKDGTMLVVLEPLFKGLIMDVYNEELPFNTIEVDPITEFLTVMPEHMISLQRLGLVFRHWAKSFFKNQVEYDALMEATKDPVVLIGAITEFVVTSPDLKQGILEIDDINAKIDVLLEWLD
- the rpsR gene encoding 30S ribosomal protein S18, with the translated sequence MIYELALVAHAGATEEQQTSLKNLVAEVVKNYEGEVLLTDDWGMRTFAQTAKNGAKTGNYIYFIVSGNKDLNTELQRRFKINEDVHKYLIIKLADNNADAEAVVKAYKTPFSKAHPGSQTDELEKGAEKDKRRFAKRKNCWFKANSITADWKDPKTYNWLINEFGKIQPARVTGVSTKHHRWAQSAIKRARNIGLVSHVRGDFAH
- a CDS encoding DUF2232 domain-containing protein, producing the protein MNDKKPNTFTLISKDNFTIGKLLFLCVVSLILSVAYPLGVFSPLPVAFAFLIYGNLKTLVTFGVMIVLCFIAAQSNDSFLILANSAYVLFYAVIIGYLSAATILRNEDPVKGLLKRGFILLLVIFGLLGTIEVIFPSTISTTITTSVNEGLSQLKNSPDYKELIARGGEVAATYQSVFENPEDIIKRIYQWGFSVIFVSTFFILWLTVFMLLRNAKLWKMLHGYKFGLKHFVRFQVPEYFALIVVIGLALFLGGEYIGGEIVEVIGLNILLCLGIFYFFQGMGVYLDFLKYIKVTGFVRSILAIMTIFFAHRFIAIVGLLDYWVNFRRFFKNNKEI
- the rplI gene encoding 50S ribosomal protein L9 encodes the protein MKVILKETVKSLGNVGEIVNVSAGYARNFLIPNGAAVLADESNTAQVKHFEKLLAKQVEADKASATKVAGAINGLNIELIKRVGTNGKLFGSVTTHELSLELGKLGHDVERRHLLLENPIRAIGSYEVKAKVFAGVDATFTVTVKMDPAQEEENKKKAEELAAMKAAQELLAKEAAEAAASGDNSGEMSEEEKLKMEANRILRS
- the dnaB gene encoding replicative DNA helicase; this translates as MVEQNNSNNARTLPNDTLSEKSLLSCLILDSMSFDEISDLKLEGKDFYNPKYGIVFDAIKDMVHSNNPVDYVTICSYLSDHNRLDEIGGQNFILDITEDQVSSANLRHYAKTVKDKASLRDLVRQARKVADKGATFSGNAQDFIQEVESIFFGLTNEAKQGSMIKLNECLKENIKEIEDTSRVAGEIHGVPTGYGALDKLLLGMQPGQLIILAARPAMGKTALALNVAQNACEFSKLPVALFSLEMMAKELSMRLLTQRAKIDSKRIRTKEFLETDLRKIGQGIQQLADMPIYINDNAGTNLLDIQSACRKIKASEGLGLVVIDYLQLMSSHNKMLPREQQIAEISRGLKNMAKELECPVIALSQLNRGVESRPNKRPMTSDLRESGSIEQDADIIMFVYRDEYYNPDTKDQGIAEVIVGKNRGGEVGTAKLTFVGAHTSFENIAYAQDDGRN
- a CDS encoding chorismate-binding protein, with the protein product MHKTMAETSQSTYALFKHEEGFLKLERPSKYLHITNKKIYDRLRQTEQDFSVAALKDLLGHCWHVQSLHYELGHYFLSDAPYFEEELSLATLINFEEKSIIRPTEAHKKTTATVEKIITKDEYENLFHKTYENLLAGNCYQLNLTSLIELKISNTDDLINTFLSIELYPKLGEFAHILSLPFEERLVISNSPECLYEYDQERKKLTTRPIKGTVADHLGKDFLINDVKNTSELNIITDLLRHDLSAIGKNFSKVESMREFFYVPGLIHQYSKISVELEECNNLSLVTSLFPGGSITGAPKKRVVELIKNIENKDRGIYTGSTILNFDNIYKSSINIRSLDITSSSNLALYGAGGGITLLSDAESEFFELKAKANSFLKVFFKDVKI